One Yimella lutea DNA window includes the following coding sequences:
- the holA gene encoding DNA polymerase III subunit delta, whose amino-acid sequence MSSVPPLVLISGPEQLLADRALRSTIDLVRETEPDAEVVRIDAATYEPGELMLHISPSLFGGLKIVVARDLDEAGDELIDEVTALAKAPMDGAVLVAMHKSGNRGKRALDALKKGGARVIEAPAIKSDRDKASFVSNEFRAARRKVTPEAVQALLDAVGKDLGELAAACAQLIADTTGVVDEEQVDEYYGGKVEATGFKVAEMAIAGNAGEALRLLRHALASGLDPVPIVAVLAGQLRQIAKVASAGNGSSAALARDLSMAPWQVERARRSARGWDGDRLGRAIQAVAAADFDVKGGGRDPVYAVERAVLTICRERTAR is encoded by the coding sequence GCGGCCCCGAACAACTGCTTGCCGATCGCGCCCTGCGCAGCACCATCGACCTGGTACGCGAGACCGAGCCCGACGCGGAGGTGGTGCGAATCGACGCCGCCACCTACGAGCCGGGCGAACTCATGCTGCACATCAGCCCGAGCCTGTTCGGCGGGCTGAAGATCGTGGTCGCACGCGACCTGGACGAGGCCGGCGACGAACTGATCGACGAAGTCACCGCGCTCGCGAAGGCCCCGATGGACGGCGCCGTGCTCGTCGCGATGCACAAGAGCGGAAACCGCGGCAAGCGTGCGCTGGACGCACTCAAGAAGGGCGGCGCACGGGTCATCGAGGCGCCGGCGATCAAGTCCGATCGCGACAAGGCCTCGTTCGTCAGCAACGAGTTCCGCGCTGCTCGGCGCAAGGTCACTCCCGAGGCGGTGCAGGCGCTGTTGGACGCCGTCGGCAAGGACCTCGGCGAACTCGCCGCGGCGTGCGCACAGCTGATCGCCGACACGACCGGCGTCGTCGACGAGGAGCAGGTCGACGAGTACTACGGCGGCAAGGTCGAGGCGACCGGCTTCAAGGTCGCGGAGATGGCCATCGCCGGCAACGCGGGGGAGGCGCTGCGCCTGTTGCGTCACGCGCTCGCGTCGGGTCTCGACCCGGTCCCGATCGTCGCGGTCCTCGCCGGACAGCTGCGTCAGATCGCGAAGGTCGCCTCGGCCGGCAACGGATCGTCCGCGGCGCTCGCCCGTGACCTGAGCATGGCCCCGTGGCAGGTCGAGCGTGCACGCCGGTCGGCCCGCGGCTGGGACGGCGACCGGCTCGGCCGCGCGATCCAGGCCGTCGCGGCCGCCGACTTCGATGTCAAGGGTGGCGGACGCGACCCGGTCTACGCCGTCGAGCGGGCCGTGCTGACGATCTGCCGCGAGCGAACGGCACGCTGA
- the rpsT gene encoding 30S ribosomal protein S20, with protein MANIKSQMKRIKTNEIRTERNKAYKSELRTWIRKTREAVAAGDADKAKDALRTAGQKLDKAVSKGVIHKNQAANKKSALTKQVNSL; from the coding sequence GTGGCAAACATCAAGTCGCAGATGAAGCGGATCAAGACCAACGAGATCCGCACCGAGCGCAACAAGGCCTACAAGTCGGAGCTTCGCACCTGGATCCGCAAGACCCGTGAGGCCGTTGCCGCCGGTGACGCCGACAAGGCGAAGGACGCCCTCAGGACCGCCGGCCAGAAGCTGGACAAGGCCGTCTCCAAGGGTGTCATCCACAAGAACCAGGCCGCGAACAAGAAGTCGGCGCTCACCAAGCAGGTGAACAGCCTCTGA
- a CDS encoding geranylgeranyl reductase family protein, producing MPAATHTDVLVVGAGPAGSAAATWAARYGLDVVLADAAVFPRDKTCGDGLTPRAIGELHRLGLTDWVFAHTVNQGLRAHGFGQRLELPWPQVEGLPDRGSAVPRTELDDHLRTTALKAGAVGVEGARAIDARLDGGRVRAVTFRGAEGTFEIECERLVVADGVRSPLGKVLGREWHRDTVYAVAGRSYVTSTMSDDPWISSHLELRGEQGQILSGYGWVFPLGDGSVNLGAGTLATSKRPADVAIKPLMKVYADTIGDEFGLSGELRNPTSALLPMGGAVSNVAGPNWALIGDAAACINPLNGEGIDYGLETGRFIADMLVAGDSLETAWPALLTEHYGEAFSVARRLAGVFSNPKLLTALGPVGMRSDFLMTLALRWMGNLVTEQDRDRAARIWRWAGRRSVAIDARPPFS from the coding sequence ATGCCCGCTGCGACACACACTGATGTCCTCGTCGTCGGGGCCGGCCCCGCCGGTTCGGCTGCGGCCACCTGGGCCGCCCGTTACGGCCTGGACGTCGTCCTCGCCGACGCGGCGGTCTTCCCCCGCGACAAGACCTGCGGCGACGGACTCACCCCTCGCGCGATCGGTGAACTCCACCGTCTCGGACTCACCGACTGGGTTTTCGCGCACACCGTCAACCAGGGTCTGCGGGCACACGGGTTCGGGCAGCGGCTCGAACTGCCTTGGCCGCAGGTCGAAGGTCTGCCCGACCGCGGATCGGCCGTTCCGCGTACCGAGTTGGACGACCACCTGCGCACCACCGCCCTGAAGGCAGGCGCGGTCGGGGTCGAGGGTGCGCGGGCGATCGACGCTCGACTGGACGGCGGACGAGTCCGCGCCGTCACCTTCCGCGGCGCCGAGGGCACCTTCGAGATCGAGTGCGAGCGGCTGGTCGTCGCAGACGGTGTGCGCTCCCCGCTCGGCAAGGTGCTCGGGCGCGAATGGCACCGCGACACCGTGTACGCCGTCGCCGGCCGCTCGTATGTCACCTCGACGATGAGCGACGACCCGTGGATCTCCTCCCACCTCGAGCTCCGTGGCGAGCAAGGCCAGATTCTGTCCGGATACGGCTGGGTGTTCCCGCTCGGCGACGGTTCGGTCAACCTCGGTGCGGGTACCCTCGCCACATCCAAACGTCCGGCCGACGTGGCGATCAAGCCACTGATGAAGGTGTACGCCGACACCATCGGCGACGAGTTCGGGCTGTCCGGCGAACTGCGAAACCCGACGTCCGCGCTGCTACCGATGGGCGGAGCGGTGTCGAACGTCGCCGGCCCGAACTGGGCGCTCATCGGCGACGCCGCCGCGTGCATCAACCCGCTCAACGGCGAGGGCATCGACTACGGCCTGGAGACCGGTCGCTTCATCGCCGACATGCTCGTCGCCGGCGATTCGCTCGAAACCGCATGGCCGGCGCTGCTGACCGAGCACTACGGCGAGGCGTTCTCCGTGGCCCGCCGGCTCGCCGGAGTCTTCAGCAACCCCAAGCTGTTGACTGCGCTCGGCCCGGTCGGCATGCGCTCGGATTTCCTGATGACCCTGGCGCTGCGCTGGATGGGCAACCTGGTCACCGAGCAGGACCGCGACCGCGCGGCCCGTATCTGGCGTTGGGCCGGACGTCGCTCGGTCGCCATCGACGCCCGCCCGCCCTTCAGCTGA
- the leuS gene encoding leucine--tRNA ligase: MSDSNQSDTPKFRYTAQTAGEIERRWQDRWEEQGTFQAPNPSGPWADPSADGKQKYFLQDMFPYPSGAGLHVGHPLGFIATDVFARYQRMTGKNVLYTMGFDAFGLPAEQYAVQTGQHPRKTTEDNIVTYRRQLRQLGLSHDLRRSFATIDPEYYKWTQWIFLRIYNSWHDERAGKARPIEDLVSAYESGEIATPTGAAWADLSDTERIAAVDARRLAYKKEVPVNWAPGLGTVVANEEVTNEGLTERGDMPVFRRSLSQWMMRITAYADRLIDDLDRLDWPESIKAMQRNWIGRSQGAALRFPVNAIDASIEVFTTRPDTIFGATFMVLAPEHPLVDAMTPTTWPEGTKQAWTGGHGDPRTAVADYRLAASRKSEVERQADEKTKTGVFTGTFATNPVTGRPVPVFIADYVLMGYGTGAIMAVPGQDERDWAYASAFDLPIVRTVQPSDGHPDDQPFTGDGAAINSANERISLDGLGVADAKAKIIQFVEAEGIGNGTINYKLRDWLFSRQRYWGEPFPIVYDESGAAHSVPESMLPVQLPEVADYSPKTYEPDDKDSMPESPLSRAAEWVNVELDLGDGPKTYRRETDTMPNWAGSCWYEMRYTDPENTERFVDRECEEYWMGPGRGAGEGRPNDTGGVDLYVGGVEHAVLHLLYARFWHKVLFDLGEITSEEPFRRLFNQGYVQAYAFRDHRGQPVPAAEVQETTDADGTTYTWNGQVVTREYGKMGKSLKNVVTPDEMCDQYGADTFRIYEMSMGPLDQSRPWETRAVVGAQRFLQRLWRNVVDEETGQVRVVDGEPDEATKRLLHKTIDGVGRDYSQLSYNTAVAKLIELNNALTKLDDVPRAVVESLVQMVSPMAPHIAEELWQRLGHTSTITFEPFPQADPALLVDDTVTCVVQVLGKVRDRLEVAADVSDADLEAAALASDRVRAAMGDKQVRKVIVRAPKLVNVVVG; encoded by the coding sequence ATGAGCGACAGCAATCAGAGCGACACCCCGAAGTTCCGGTACACCGCGCAGACCGCCGGCGAGATCGAACGCCGCTGGCAGGACCGGTGGGAGGAGCAGGGCACCTTCCAGGCGCCTAACCCGAGCGGCCCGTGGGCCGACCCGTCCGCCGACGGCAAGCAGAAGTACTTCCTGCAGGACATGTTCCCCTACCCCAGCGGCGCGGGCCTGCACGTCGGCCACCCGCTGGGCTTCATCGCGACCGACGTCTTCGCGCGCTACCAGCGCATGACCGGCAAGAACGTGCTGTACACGATGGGCTTCGACGCCTTCGGCCTGCCGGCCGAGCAGTACGCGGTGCAGACCGGCCAGCACCCGCGCAAGACCACCGAGGACAACATCGTCACCTACCGCCGACAGCTGCGGCAGCTGGGGTTGTCGCACGATCTGCGCCGCTCGTTCGCGACGATCGATCCCGAGTACTACAAGTGGACGCAGTGGATCTTCCTGCGCATCTACAACTCCTGGCACGACGAGCGCGCGGGCAAGGCCCGACCGATCGAGGACCTGGTCTCGGCCTACGAAAGCGGTGAAATCGCCACCCCGACCGGTGCGGCCTGGGCCGACCTGTCGGACACCGAGCGCATCGCAGCCGTCGACGCACGCCGTCTGGCGTACAAGAAGGAGGTGCCGGTCAACTGGGCGCCCGGTCTGGGCACCGTCGTCGCCAACGAGGAGGTCACCAACGAGGGCCTGACCGAACGCGGCGACATGCCGGTCTTCCGGCGCAGCCTGTCGCAATGGATGATGCGCATCACGGCGTACGCCGACCGCCTGATCGACGACCTGGACCGGCTGGACTGGCCCGAGTCGATCAAGGCCATGCAGCGCAACTGGATCGGGCGCTCGCAGGGTGCGGCCCTGCGCTTCCCGGTCAACGCCATCGACGCGTCCATCGAAGTGTTCACCACGCGTCCGGACACCATCTTCGGCGCCACCTTCATGGTGCTGGCCCCCGAACACCCGTTGGTCGACGCGATGACCCCGACGACGTGGCCCGAGGGCACCAAGCAGGCCTGGACCGGCGGCCACGGCGATCCGCGCACCGCGGTCGCCGACTACCGGCTGGCCGCCTCGCGCAAGAGCGAGGTCGAGCGGCAGGCCGACGAGAAGACCAAGACCGGAGTGTTCACCGGCACGTTCGCGACCAACCCGGTGACCGGGCGGCCGGTGCCGGTGTTCATCGCCGACTACGTGCTGATGGGTTATGGCACCGGCGCGATCATGGCCGTGCCCGGTCAGGACGAGCGCGACTGGGCTTACGCGTCCGCGTTCGACCTGCCGATCGTGCGTACCGTGCAGCCGTCCGACGGTCATCCCGACGACCAGCCTTTCACCGGGGACGGCGCGGCGATCAACTCTGCCAACGAGCGAATCTCCTTGGACGGCTTGGGAGTAGCCGACGCCAAAGCGAAGATCATCCAGTTCGTCGAAGCCGAGGGCATCGGCAACGGCACGATCAACTACAAGCTGCGCGACTGGCTGTTCAGCCGGCAGCGCTACTGGGGCGAGCCCTTCCCGATCGTGTACGACGAGTCCGGTGCGGCGCACTCGGTGCCGGAGTCGATGCTGCCGGTGCAGTTGCCCGAGGTCGCCGACTACTCGCCCAAGACCTACGAACCGGACGACAAGGACTCCATGCCCGAGTCGCCGCTGTCGCGCGCGGCTGAGTGGGTCAACGTCGAGCTGGACCTGGGTGACGGACCGAAGACCTACCGCCGCGAAACCGACACGATGCCCAACTGGGCCGGATCCTGTTGGTACGAAATGCGATACACCGACCCGGAGAACACCGAGCGCTTCGTCGACCGCGAGTGCGAGGAGTACTGGATGGGTCCCGGGCGCGGCGCGGGCGAGGGCAGGCCGAACGACACCGGTGGCGTCGACCTGTACGTCGGTGGCGTCGAACACGCGGTGCTGCACCTGCTGTACGCCCGCTTCTGGCACAAGGTTTTGTTCGACCTGGGCGAGATCACGTCCGAGGAACCGTTCCGCCGTCTGTTCAACCAGGGCTACGTGCAGGCGTACGCGTTCCGCGACCACCGCGGCCAGCCGGTCCCAGCAGCCGAGGTGCAGGAGACGACCGACGCCGACGGCACGACCTACACCTGGAACGGACAGGTCGTCACCCGCGAGTACGGGAAGATGGGCAAGTCGCTGAAGAACGTCGTCACGCCCGACGAGATGTGCGACCAGTACGGCGCCGACACCTTCCGCATCTATGAGATGTCGATGGGTCCGCTGGACCAGTCGCGTCCGTGGGAGACGCGTGCGGTCGTCGGGGCGCAGCGCTTCCTGCAGCGGCTGTGGCGCAATGTCGTCGACGAGGAGACCGGGCAGGTGCGGGTCGTCGACGGTGAACCGGACGAGGCGACGAAACGCTTGCTGCACAAGACGATCGACGGCGTCGGCCGCGACTACTCGCAGCTGAGCTACAACACTGCGGTCGCCAAGCTGATCGAACTGAACAACGCACTGACCAAGCTGGACGACGTGCCGCGTGCGGTGGTCGAGTCGCTGGTGCAGATGGTTTCACCGATGGCCCCGCACATCGCCGAGGAACTGTGGCAGCGCCTGGGCCATACCTCGACGATCACGTTCGAGCCGTTCCCGCAGGCCGACCCGGCGTTGCTGGTCGACGACACCGTCACCTGTGTCGTGCAGGTGCTGGGCAAGGTCCGCGACCGGCTGGAGGTCGCGGCCGATGTCAGTGACGCCGACCTCGAAGCGGCCGCGCTGGCGAGCGACCGTGTACGAGCGGCCATGGGGGACAAGCAGGTTCGCAAGGTCATCGTGCGGGCCCCGAAGCTGGTCAACGTCGTCGTCGGATGA
- a CDS encoding DegV family protein has protein sequence MTIAVVTDSSAYLPTHVAVRGRVFVVPLHVAVDGVSHDEGVDVSASDVAAALREHRPVSTSRPSPGAFLEVYEDLIARGVDQIVSIHLSRQMSATLASAEIAAASCDADVRVIDSESIGMAMGFAVLAAAGAVDDGATVDEVERIARDVAATSHTYFYVDTLEYLRRGGRIGRAPSLVGSALSIKPLLTLTDGYIEPLERVRTTSKALARLKSLARQAAVELDSGDGVDVAVHHLDALERAEQLAEDLAEAVPDARRVLLVELGAAVGAHVGPGTIAVAVAPRCRAPGA, from the coding sequence ATGACGATCGCGGTCGTGACCGACTCCTCCGCCTACCTGCCCACGCATGTCGCGGTGCGCGGACGCGTGTTCGTGGTGCCGCTGCACGTCGCGGTCGACGGTGTCTCACACGACGAAGGCGTCGACGTGAGCGCATCCGACGTCGCAGCAGCGCTGCGCGAGCACCGTCCGGTCTCTACCTCAAGGCCGTCGCCGGGTGCGTTCCTGGAGGTCTACGAGGACCTCATCGCGCGCGGTGTCGACCAGATCGTCTCGATCCACCTGTCACGACAGATGTCGGCCACCCTCGCGTCGGCCGAGATCGCCGCGGCGTCCTGCGATGCCGACGTCCGTGTGATCGACAGCGAATCCATCGGAATGGCAATGGGATTCGCAGTCCTTGCCGCAGCGGGTGCAGTCGACGACGGCGCGACGGTGGACGAGGTAGAACGCATCGCCCGCGACGTCGCGGCGACGTCGCACACCTACTTCTACGTCGACACGCTGGAATACCTGCGGCGCGGCGGACGCATCGGGCGGGCCCCCTCGCTGGTGGGGTCGGCCCTGTCCATCAAACCGCTGCTGACCCTCACCGACGGCTACATCGAGCCCCTCGAGCGGGTACGCACCACTTCCAAGGCGTTGGCACGGTTGAAGAGCCTCGCCCGGCAGGCTGCGGTCGAACTCGATTCCGGAGACGGAGTCGACGTCGCTGTGCACCACCTGGATGCGCTCGAACGAGCCGAGCAGCTTGCCGAAGATCTTGCGGAAGCGGTGCCGGACGCCCGTCGAGTGTTGCTGGTCGAACTCGGTGCCGCCGTCGGTGCGCACGTGGGCCCGGGCACGATCGCGGTGGCGGTGGCTCCGCGCTGTCGCGCTCCGGGCGCCTGA
- a CDS encoding helix-hairpin-helix domain-containing protein — translation MSRNQPPDRLAAILAELDEGRRTPWLPDEDDLIDRRPLWPALPGRRRRAAATHIPDRRGPGTDGDLDDFDTSGMEGETVEDEPRSRADRRHQGVGGGNRRDSERVSPHTPLFRTPLPDTEVDTHPGRAALIGALVVLLVAGVVFGVRVFSARSAAEPVPLAPAASTAVTSTGSATATAPGGRGGQAPYATSAAAASPTSLLVHVVGQVQRPGVVRLTSGSRVEDAIRAAGGAGRSADLSAVNLARLVTDGEQVQVPRPGESPMPAPAPAAQSGEGTVSTKAGVPAGPIPLNTATVADLDALPGVGPVLAARIIEWRTTNGRFSSVDELGEVSGIGDKLLERLRPLVTV, via the coding sequence ATGTCACGCAACCAGCCACCCGATCGACTCGCCGCGATCCTCGCCGAACTCGACGAAGGTCGGCGGACGCCGTGGCTGCCGGACGAGGACGATCTGATCGACCGTCGTCCGCTGTGGCCGGCGCTGCCCGGCCGTCGTCGACGTGCTGCGGCGACACACATTCCGGACCGCCGGGGCCCGGGAACCGATGGCGATCTCGACGACTTCGACACTTCGGGGATGGAGGGCGAGACGGTCGAGGACGAGCCGCGTAGCCGGGCCGATCGGCGTCATCAAGGTGTCGGAGGCGGGAACCGGCGCGACAGCGAACGGGTCAGTCCCCACACCCCCTTGTTCCGAACACCGTTGCCCGACACCGAGGTCGACACACATCCCGGTCGCGCCGCTCTGATCGGAGCCCTCGTGGTCCTGTTGGTGGCGGGGGTCGTGTTCGGCGTACGGGTGTTCTCGGCCCGGAGCGCGGCCGAGCCCGTGCCACTCGCGCCCGCCGCCTCAACAGCTGTGACCTCGACCGGCTCGGCCACTGCTACCGCACCGGGTGGGAGGGGAGGTCAAGCACCGTACGCCACCTCGGCCGCCGCAGCTTCGCCGACGAGCCTCCTGGTTCACGTGGTCGGTCAGGTGCAGCGTCCAGGCGTGGTACGGCTCACATCAGGGTCCCGGGTCGAGGACGCCATCCGTGCGGCCGGTGGTGCGGGGCGAAGCGCAGACCTGTCTGCGGTCAACCTTGCCCGCCTGGTCACCGACGGAGAACAGGTGCAGGTGCCCAGGCCGGGGGAGAGCCCGATGCCTGCGCCGGCGCCGGCCGCGCAGTCAGGCGAGGGCACAGTGTCGACGAAAGCCGGCGTACCCGCCGGACCGATCCCCCTGAACACCGCCACCGTGGCGGACCTGGACGCACTTCCGGGGGTCGGCCCGGTGCTGGCAGCGCGGATCATCGAGTGGCGTACCACGAACGGCAGGTTCAGCAGCGTCGACGAACTCGGTGAGGTGAGCGGTATCGGCGACAAGCTGCTGGAGCGGCTGCGCCCGCTGGTCACCGTGTGA
- a CDS encoding ComEC/Rec2 family competence protein: protein MEQTHRALDLRLLLPALIAWGVAAALLGVATSLVIAVLVGCLVTGIGCCVWGRPTLRMIGFCALATTFILTAVLGHRAVAQAGLVPTLAERGASVRLEARVVSDPAPVRSRFGAEQVWRVRLQATRISGRGEVAVARTPILAFGGQDVGRLRWHDTVVAAGRLQPAETGADVRAILRIRQVQRTHPAGRIEETVEHLRTGLRDSTEGLPTDPAGLVPALVIGDTSRMPQELKDDMQATGMTHLNAVSGSNVTVVLLCVQGLAGYLRIPRRWRLPFALLGLALFVMLCRPEPSVVRASAMGVVGLLALRGGSRRAGAPALAAAILVLLAIDPHLARSFGFILSSFATLGLLLFARRWADAIARYLPRRCAPLAEAICVPLAAQVFCAPLTLLLQPGVSLVGVPANVLAAPLVPIATVAGVLVVCSAPVLPPLAQLLAWVAGLPAWGIATIAHLGADLPYGTLPWPGGWVGLALLVLVIALVLTTGHWWAHQAAARPWHGAAAAVIALALVVPVPAAPPSRGWTVAMCDVGQGDATIVRSPQGGVLLIDTGPEPDTVDSCLSRLGVERIDAVVLTHFHADHVDGLAGVLRSGRTVRELVATFVEGEDDAGPHEEASRREPTLALAARARVPVRLVRRGDSVDAPGITGKVLWPARTLETGSVQNNASVVLAVVAGGVRALFTGDIERDAGRAVRQELQAAGEGSFDVLKVAHHGSANQDADLMAVVRPRVCLIGVGADNDYGHPAPATLRLLAGCTVLRTDQDGMLFVHPHTDGGVSVSSSG from the coding sequence ATGGAGCAGACGCACCGTGCCCTCGACCTCCGTCTGCTCCTGCCGGCACTGATCGCCTGGGGCGTCGCTGCCGCACTCCTCGGTGTCGCCACTTCGCTGGTGATCGCCGTTCTCGTCGGGTGTCTCGTCACCGGAATCGGCTGCTGCGTATGGGGCAGACCAACCCTACGAATGATCGGGTTCTGCGCTCTGGCAACGACCTTCATCCTCACCGCCGTCCTCGGGCATCGCGCTGTCGCACAAGCCGGCTTGGTACCGACGCTTGCTGAGCGTGGCGCCTCCGTCCGTCTCGAGGCGAGGGTGGTCTCCGATCCGGCACCGGTCCGGTCCCGCTTCGGCGCAGAGCAGGTCTGGCGCGTTCGCCTGCAGGCCACGCGGATCTCCGGACGCGGCGAGGTGGCCGTTGCACGAACGCCGATTCTCGCGTTCGGCGGGCAGGACGTGGGCCGGCTGCGCTGGCACGACACCGTCGTCGCCGCGGGACGCCTCCAACCCGCCGAGACGGGTGCCGACGTACGAGCGATCCTTCGCATTCGTCAGGTGCAGCGCACCCACCCGGCAGGACGGATCGAAGAGACCGTCGAACACCTACGAACCGGTCTGCGCGACAGCACCGAGGGCTTGCCGACCGACCCCGCCGGGCTGGTGCCGGCACTGGTCATCGGTGACACCAGCCGCATGCCGCAGGAACTGAAGGACGACATGCAGGCCACCGGAATGACCCACCTCAACGCGGTCTCCGGCAGCAACGTCACCGTCGTCCTGCTGTGCGTGCAAGGACTGGCCGGCTACCTGCGGATTCCGCGGCGATGGCGCCTGCCGTTCGCGCTCCTCGGCCTCGCCCTGTTCGTGATGCTCTGTCGACCCGAACCGTCGGTCGTGCGGGCCTCGGCGATGGGAGTGGTCGGGCTGCTGGCGCTGCGCGGCGGGTCGCGGCGCGCAGGAGCCCCGGCACTGGCCGCAGCGATACTGGTGCTGCTCGCGATCGACCCGCACCTGGCTCGCTCCTTCGGGTTCATCCTGTCCAGTTTCGCCACCCTCGGGCTGTTGCTGTTCGCCCGGCGGTGGGCGGATGCCATCGCCCGATATCTCCCGAGACGGTGTGCACCACTCGCGGAAGCCATCTGCGTTCCTCTGGCAGCTCAAGTCTTCTGCGCACCGCTCACCCTGCTGCTCCAGCCCGGCGTCAGCCTGGTCGGAGTGCCCGCGAACGTCCTGGCCGCACCGTTGGTACCGATCGCGACGGTCGCCGGAGTGCTGGTCGTCTGCAGCGCACCGGTGTTGCCGCCGCTCGCCCAGTTGCTCGCCTGGGTGGCCGGTCTCCCGGCCTGGGGAATCGCCACGATCGCGCACCTCGGGGCCGACCTGCCCTATGGAACGCTGCCCTGGCCCGGAGGCTGGGTCGGGCTCGCCCTGCTGGTCCTCGTCATCGCGCTGGTGCTGACCACCGGGCACTGGTGGGCGCACCAGGCCGCGGCCCGACCGTGGCACGGCGCCGCTGCCGCGGTCATCGCGCTGGCCCTCGTCGTTCCGGTGCCCGCCGCACCTCCGTCGCGAGGGTGGACCGTCGCCATGTGTGACGTGGGGCAAGGAGACGCGACGATCGTCCGATCACCCCAGGGCGGAGTGTTGCTGATCGATACCGGTCCCGAACCCGACACCGTCGACAGTTGCCTGAGCCGCCTCGGCGTCGAACGGATCGACGCCGTCGTGCTCACCCATTTCCACGCCGACCACGTCGATGGGCTTGCCGGGGTACTGCGCAGCGGCCGCACGGTGCGAGAGCTTGTCGCGACCTTCGTCGAGGGTGAGGACGACGCCGGCCCGCACGAGGAGGCATCACGCCGTGAACCGACGCTGGCTCTCGCCGCACGCGCACGCGTACCGGTGCGGTTGGTGCGGCGCGGCGACAGCGTGGACGCACCTGGCATCACGGGGAAGGTGCTGTGGCCGGCCCGCACACTCGAGACCGGATCGGTGCAGAACAACGCGAGCGTGGTGCTCGCGGTCGTCGCCGGGGGCGTCCGGGCGTTGTTCACCGGCGACATCGAACGGGATGCCGGACGCGCCGTCCGACAGGAACTCCAGGCCGCGGGGGAGGGATCCTTCGACGTGCTCAAGGTGGCCCACCACGGTTCGGCCAACCAGGACGCAGATCTGATGGCGGTGGTGCGCCCGCGGGTCTGCCTGATCGGGGTCGGCGCAGACAACGACTACGGGCACCCGGCGCCGGCGACGTTACGACTGCTCGCCGGATGCACCGTGTTGCGCACCGATCAGGACGGCATGCTGTTCGTCCACCCGCATACGGACGGTGGCGTCTCGGTCAGCAGCTCCGGCTGA
- a CDS encoding LysR family transcriptional regulator, producing MIDAAGLRVIRAIADEGSFTAAASSLGYSQPAISQMVRRLEERLGTPLVERLGRNVRLTEAGEVLARHAGAVLGAISAAESEVAAIAGLQSGRVRLMAFPSSSSTLVPKALSLVKKRFPQVQVSFAEGEPPESLAALRAGECDVAVAFTYDGLEISSDHLDDFEVKELLLDHVRIALPLDHPLASQDSVDLAALAEAPWIAGCPRCRGHLLSLAAAAGYRPDVAFETEDYVAVLGLVAEGLGVALVPDLILRSAPNARVKVLPIDPPSHRTVYAVTTPDLTRVPAVAAMIDALVEAAGDSSCVGDLAKQPV from the coding sequence ATGATCGACGCTGCCGGCCTCCGGGTGATTCGTGCCATCGCTGACGAGGGCAGTTTCACCGCCGCGGCGTCGTCGCTCGGTTACTCCCAGCCCGCCATCTCCCAGATGGTCCGTCGCCTCGAAGAGCGCTTGGGCACTCCCCTGGTCGAACGACTGGGCCGCAACGTGCGACTCACCGAAGCCGGTGAAGTCCTGGCCCGCCACGCCGGCGCGGTCCTCGGCGCGATCAGCGCGGCCGAATCCGAGGTCGCGGCGATCGCCGGTCTCCAGTCAGGACGCGTGCGACTCATGGCCTTCCCCTCCTCGTCCTCGACGCTGGTGCCGAAGGCACTGTCGCTGGTGAAGAAGCGTTTCCCGCAGGTGCAGGTGAGCTTCGCAGAGGGTGAGCCACCGGAGTCGCTGGCGGCCCTGCGAGCCGGCGAGTGTGACGTCGCTGTGGCCTTCACCTATGACGGGCTGGAGATCAGCAGCGACCACCTCGACGACTTCGAGGTCAAGGAACTTCTGCTCGACCACGTTCGGATCGCCCTGCCGCTGGACCACCCACTTGCTTCTCAGGACAGTGTCGACCTCGCGGCTCTCGCCGAAGCGCCGTGGATCGCCGGTTGTCCGCGTTGCCGTGGACACCTGCTCTCGCTCGCAGCAGCCGCCGGGTATCGCCCGGACGTCGCGTTCGAGACCGAGGACTACGTGGCCGTTCTCGGTCTGGTCGCCGAAGGTCTGGGCGTCGCCCTGGTGCCCGATCTGATCCTGCGGTCGGCACCGAACGCACGGGTCAAGGTGCTGCCCATCGACCCGCCCTCCCACCGCACCGTGTACGCGGTGACGACCCCCGACCTGACCCGCGTACCGGCGGTCGCCGCGATGATCGACGCCCTCGTGGAAGCAGCCGGCGACTCCTCCTGCGTCGGCGACCTGGCGAAACAGCCTGTCTGA